tcACCAAATTATTGtaaagttgtactagttatacaaGTTTTTCTTGTATCAGTTATATTGGCTATACTCAGTATATTTATACTAGTTATACTTgttttagttgtactagttgtactaatttgatttgtactagttgtactagttggagttgtactagttgtattAGTTATACTTTgcgttcttttttattttgaacctCGTTCGTAGAAGATGAAATTTGATTCTAGATAAgatataattgattaaatatgaCTATGAGTTTATCGATTTAGattaaaaatgagaaaattAGTGGATGGTTgaagaaattttttgattttgttttaaggTGAAAGAACATCAAATGGAGAAGAaaaggggaagaagaagaagattaggTTAAAATTGGGTCGGGTTTGGATCCGGGTCGGGTTTGGATTTGGATCCGGATTGGAATCTAGGTAGGATTACAATGGCATAggttagtaaatatatttaaattattagatcTCATAGTCTTTTCTccctatttttcatttatttttaattcatttttaaagtaaaataacAAGAGGTCTATATCTGATTTTTTTGACTCATGGTGGTCTATTTTAGCATTTGATCCGCGTAACTGTAATCGTCCGAGTAAACATTTACGGAACAGACCCTGCTTATTATAAAGTTCACAATTGTTAGCTATAACTTCTTATTGTGCAATTTAGACCTTGTCTACAATGCAATTAGCCAGATGTGTCCAACTCCAATAGTAATTTTAATCGTCTGAGCAAAAAATCACAGAAGAGTCCTCACTTATTACAAAGTTCACAATTTTCAGCTCTAACTTCCCATCGTGAATATTTAGACCTCGTCTACAATGCAATCGACCAGAGAGGGAGACGAGACTCTCAGAATCATCAATTCCCCAAACCCTAGATTCCCCACGAAATGGCGACGGAGATCTCGTCGGATCTGATCAACCAACTTAACCTCTCGCTTCGTAAGAACGCCAACCTCTCCTCTTTCGATTCCTCTTCCCTCAGCCTTCCCACAGCTCCGGAGGCGATCGCGGAGCTCGATGCTTCACTTCCTTACCTCCGTTGCAGAAACTGTGAAGGCAAGCTTCTGCGAGGGATCGAGTCCCTGATCTGCGTTTTCTGCGGTCAGCAGCAGCGGACGAGCGATAATGCTCCTGATCCGATCAAGTTCACCTCCACTTTTGCTTACCAATGGTTTCTCACCTCTCTTGATCTAGACGGATCGGTAAAACATCGAATCTGTTGAGAAATGCTTTTCGTTATGTTGATTGTGTTTGTGTGATATTGTGAAAGATTGAGACTTTATGAAACGGTTTGCATCTGCAGGAGATGGTAGAGGCAATAAAGGAAACGAGTGGATCAAGCAGAGGAGCTAAGGTGCCTGTTGTAAAAGGAGTTGCTTTGTCTGAGTTTCTTGATTTGGAAGTGCAATGGTGTGCAAGAGATGAAACGAGTGATGGAGTATCAGTACAGAAGAAAAGCCCTCTGAATCTAGGAGGAATCAGTCTTGATGATTATTCCGTTGAGGAAAGGGGAGATCTTTCCAAAGTTGAGAGTAAACCAGAGGATGATGATTTTAAGGATCCACGTAGTCTTAGCTTGTTTGATAGTGTCAAGAGCCAAGGAGTTGTTGAATCACAGCAGAATGATAATGTTGGTTTGGTTAAGGGAAAAGCTTCATCTGAAGGACATGAGAGTCTTAGTTTGTTTGCGGGGCAGGATAGTGTTTCTTTAGCAGAGCAGGGAAACTTTGGGTTCTTTGAGGGAAAAGATTCCGAGCACTCTTTTAAAGAGGATGAAAATCTCAGTCTGTTTCAGGAAAAAGATGCTCCGAGAACTAGTTCTTCTATAAAAGATGATAGTTTTGGATTCTTTGAGGGTAGAGATGCTCAGGGAACAAGTTCTTTTAAAGACGATGAGAGTTTTGGTTTCTTTGACGGCAAAGATGCTCAGAGAAACAGTGCTTCGAAAGAGGATGGTAATCTTGGTTTGTTGGAGGGTAAAGATGGTCAGAGAAATAGTTCTTCTAAAGAGGATGAAAGCTTTGGTTTGTTTGAGGGAGCACCATCATCAGATGATGGACTCAAGTCTTTTGATGACAAGGTTGTTGCCTCTTCTTCTGATTGGGATCCTGACTTTCAATCTGTCTCCCAGGAAAAG
The window above is part of the Brassica napus cultivar Da-Ae chromosome C8, Da-Ae, whole genome shotgun sequence genome. Proteins encoded here:
- the LOC111199879 gene encoding uncharacterized protein LOC111199879, with the translated sequence MATEISSDLINQLNLSLRKNANLSSFDSSSLSLPTAPEAIAELDASLPYLRCRNCEGKLLRGIESLICVFCGQQQRTSDNAPDPIKFTSTFAYQWFLTSLDLDGSEMVEAIKETSGSSRGAKVPVVKGVALSEFLDLEVQWCARDETSDGVSVQKKSPLNLGGISLDDYSVEERGDLSKVESKPEDDDFKDPRSLSLFDSVKSQGVVESQQNDNVGLVKGKASSEGHESLSLFAGQDSVSLAEQGNFGFFEGKDSEHSFKEDENLSLFQEKDAPRTSSSIKDDSFGFFEGRDAQGTSSFKDDESFGFFDGKDAQRNSASKEDGNLGLLEGKDGQRNSSSKEDESFGLFEGAPSSDDGLKSFDDKVVASSSDWDPDFQSVSQEKISGDPFVSSPVDLSAHMDSVFGSGKQADSSIAYVSNAGDWLQDDLFGNVTGKSQNNDHKIEGQVVGGNGSSSMDIDWMGDDLWQTSEKKAIEKTPTDDNDDDDDWNAFASSANSKTPSNLLSTTMESSQEEIFDGLSHVKNDVKEQSEYEKQNTDASVISDIAKGQEGDLFGAWDSFASSTVLQTPVQPPTNHVNPSAEQDQGMNLFGESNSEEVKAMPSKTSTSERTGDPDGQDQVTTVSRKSKSEVAEELMSQMHDLSFMLETKLSVPPISKAE